A region from the Acuticoccus sediminis genome encodes:
- a CDS encoding flagellin, with translation MTSLLTNTAAMVALQTLNSINSSLNEANNRVSTGLRIRQAADSAAYWAIATTTDSDNGALSTVKDALAIGKSTLDVAYSGLDNIRDSLQKLKELLVSARQPGVNRANVQVEIDGLITDMVNKAGASVINEQNFLSVDTDDAAYNSTKAVVASFERAASGIALSTIDLDITNVILVDADSSNDGHNGILDRDRSGSGIAQVTDSGGATHDGIMALMSYEAAGPVDVAPIGDLTDSAADLTILEGFIQGVDETLVDVITAQNAVGVNLARAESQLVFVDALMDANKRAVGALVDANMEEESTKLRALQTQQQLSVESLSIANASAQNVLALFR, from the coding sequence ATGACGAGCCTTCTCACCAATACCGCGGCGATGGTCGCGCTTCAGACGCTCAACAGCATCAACTCCTCGCTCAACGAGGCGAACAACCGTGTGTCGACGGGCCTGCGGATCCGGCAGGCCGCGGACTCGGCCGCCTACTGGGCGATCGCGACGACCACCGACTCCGACAACGGCGCGCTCAGCACCGTCAAGGACGCGCTCGCCATCGGCAAGTCGACCCTCGACGTCGCCTATAGCGGCCTCGACAACATCCGGGACTCGCTCCAGAAGCTCAAGGAGCTCCTGGTCTCGGCCCGCCAGCCGGGCGTCAACCGCGCCAACGTCCAGGTCGAAATCGACGGCCTCATCACCGACATGGTGAACAAGGCCGGCGCCTCGGTGATCAACGAGCAGAACTTCCTCTCCGTCGACACCGACGACGCGGCCTACAACTCCACCAAGGCCGTCGTCGCATCGTTCGAGCGTGCCGCGTCGGGCATCGCCCTCTCGACCATCGACCTCGACATCACCAACGTCATCCTGGTCGACGCGGACAGCTCCAACGACGGCCACAACGGCATCCTCGACCGCGACCGCTCCGGTTCCGGCATCGCCCAGGTGACCGACAGCGGCGGCGCCACCCACGACGGCATCATGGCGCTGATGTCCTACGAGGCGGCCGGCCCGGTCGACGTCGCCCCCATCGGCGACCTGACGGATTCGGCGGCGGACCTCACCATCCTGGAAGGCTTCATCCAGGGCGTCGACGAGACGCTGGTGGACGTCATCACCGCTCAGAACGCCGTCGGCGTGAACCTTGCCCGTGCCGAGAGCCAGCTCGTCTTCGTCGACGCGCTGATGGACGCCAACAAGCGCGCGGTCGGTGCCCTCGTCGATGCCAACATGGAAGAAGAGTCCACCAAGCTACGTGCCCTCCAGACCCAGCAGCAGCTTTCCGTCGAGTCGCTCTCCATCGCCAACGCCTCGGCCCAGAACGTCCTCGCCCTCTTCCGCTAA
- a CDS encoding flagellin, whose amino-acid sequence MTTIHANSAALTALREVNSINRQIAASTERVSTGNRINSARDGAALWAIAATIQSDISLSDTLIDQLAVAEAAFDAASAGLSSASDTLQDIRDNLVLARANGADRVTIQSEIDGLQATLRSTAADANIGDVEILSQSASASYNPVKSFVANVSRSGGSVTVTDFEIDVRGVALVNDNADEGILDASRTENATTDTVLDFDISGLTDSAADIQTIDDLIAIVDAAMGEVTDAGATVGAMVNQVQSHAAMVETIATAREQAYASLVEVDLEEEAALQEALLVRQQLAIEALAISNSSLSTILRLFE is encoded by the coding sequence ATGACGACCATCCACGCCAACAGCGCCGCGCTGACGGCCCTTCGCGAAGTCAATTCGATCAACAGGCAGATCGCCGCCAGTACCGAGCGGGTCTCGACCGGCAACCGCATCAACAGCGCCAGGGACGGCGCCGCACTCTGGGCCATCGCGGCGACGATCCAGAGCGACATCTCGCTGTCGGACACCCTCATCGACCAGCTGGCCGTCGCAGAGGCCGCGTTCGACGCCGCGTCCGCGGGGCTGTCGTCCGCATCCGACACGCTCCAGGACATCCGCGACAACCTCGTCCTCGCCCGCGCGAACGGGGCCGACCGCGTCACCATCCAGAGCGAGATCGACGGGCTCCAGGCCACGCTCCGGTCGACGGCGGCGGACGCCAACATCGGCGATGTCGAGATCCTCAGCCAGTCCGCGTCGGCGAGCTACAATCCGGTGAAGTCGTTCGTCGCCAACGTCAGCCGCTCGGGCGGTTCCGTCACCGTCACCGACTTCGAGATCGACGTCCGCGGCGTGGCGCTCGTCAACGACAACGCCGACGAGGGCATCCTCGACGCCTCGCGCACCGAGAACGCAACCACCGATACCGTGCTCGACTTCGACATTTCCGGGCTGACGGACTCGGCGGCGGACATCCAGACGATCGACGACCTCATCGCCATCGTCGACGCGGCCATGGGCGAGGTCACGGACGCCGGAGCGACCGTCGGCGCGATGGTCAACCAGGTGCAGTCCCACGCCGCCATGGTGGAGACGATCGCGACGGCGCGCGAGCAGGCCTACGCCTCCCTCGTCGAAGTGGACCTCGAGGAGGAGGCCGCGTTGCAGGAGGCGCTTCTCGTGCGGCAGCAGCTCGCCATCGAGGCGCTCGCGATCTCCAACTCCTCGCTGTCCACGATCCTGCGCCTCTTCGAATAG